The sequence GTGGAAGGACCTTCACATTCAAGTACTCCAgcgttattcttctaagagcagcAAGATTGCTCAGCCATCGGGGCAGCTGAACTAAACGAGGCAGTCTGCTCAGTCGAAGATCTTCTAGGGTTTTGATTTCTTTTATGTCCTCTGGAAGACTCTCCGATTGGCCTCTGCAGAGCTCCAGCCTCTCCAAGCTCTGAAATTTGCCGAGAAGGTCGTGGGGAATTTCTGCTGTCGCATAGACAAATGACAGATACCTTAGATGCTTGAGTGATTGGAGATCCTCCAATTGGGAATACTGCGAAGTATTTTCCGGCGGGGAACTTTGAAGCCTCCACTGTAAATTGTCGCAACCGTCCATAATCAGGCACTGGAGTGAAGTGATTTGTGTTATTTCGAACGGAAGGAGCCTCAGCTTAGCACAACGCCTCAAGTTCAGGTAGCGCAGATCTTCCAGCTTGTTCATTTCAAGGGGAAGGGAGACCAGCTCTTTACATTCAAAGAGGTTGAGAGACAACAGCCTCTGTAGGCGAGTGACGGCTACAGGCAAGCATTTCAGTTTGGTCCGCGAGAGATTGAGATACTCCAGCCTTTTCAGGCGTCCCAGAGTGATGGGCAGGGATTCGATCCCTGTCATGCTCAAATCGAGCGTTCTCAGCCAAGTCAATCCCTTGAGAAAGCCGGGCGGAATGACAGAAAGGCGTTCACTGTGTCGGAGGATCAGAGAACGCAGTCCGCGGCATTTGAACTCTTCAGGGAGACAAGTTATGCGATTGTACATAAGAGAGATCCGTTGGTGCTTGTGTTGGCTGATCTCCTTGGAAGGGAACTCAGCCAAATTATCTCCAGCTCTGAACAAACACCtttcgtcatcctcatcctcctttTCAAGAATATGCGTAGCCAAATGGCGGAACATGGGATGCATCTTGCATTTTCTCACTCTGTCCAGAGACCCGGCTTCGACTCCCTCCACCACACAACGATCAATCATTATGTTCAACAGCCATCGACCTTGGGCGTCCAACTTGGAAGGACTTTTGGCAGTGATGAGCCTCTCTGCAGTCCACAGATCAATCAAGTCTGCCGTCCTCACTTTATGATTTTCAGGAAACGCTGCGAAGTAGAGGAAAGCTATTCTAAGAATTGGAGAGAGAGATTCATAACTGGAGCGAAGACACTCAAAAATGCGTCTTTCAGCGTCGGTATGATTGACAAAGAAACTATAATCGGCTTCGGTCTGTCCCAAAGCGAGCCGCCATTGCCGAGGATCTGTCTGTCCAGCCATGGCGGCAGCGAAGGCCTTGAGTGCCAAAGGGTGTCCGTGGCATTTGCTTGCTATCTTCTTTGCAGTGTCCAATACCTCTGGCAGAAGAGTCGATTCAATGGTAGAGCTTCCAAAAGCATATCTCTTAAACAACTTCCAACTGTCTTTTTCTGACAAGAGCTCTACAGAGATCAAGGGCATATCTGGGCTAATTTTTTTCAAATCACTTTTATGACGGGAAATCACAACAATTTTTGATCCGTTCGAATTGTTGGGCGGCACTCCTAGATGGGATAAGAAGCGATCACTTTCGTTGGGCAACACTCCGTCCAAGACCAGGAAGAATCTCTTTGTCTCCAGATGCCTAAAGATCTCAGTTTTGCCCTTTTCTTCTGTCCAAGTCTGGTCGAAGGTCATGTGAATTTGCTCAGCAATAGTCCTCTGCAACCAAGATATTTGACCGGTGGAGACTGTTACCCAAATTAGGGCATCATTCTCAAATGAATTCTGAACATCTTCGCTGCTCCACACGCACTTCATCAGTAGGGATTTTCCTGCACCCCCCATGCCGTGGATGCCCAGCATATTGTGTTCTTCATCCTCAAGTAGCAGGCTCTGGATCTCACTAATCTGATCATGAAGCCCAATCGGATCCACATCTATTGGCTGCGATCTTCGTTTAATGGAATTTCTTCTCATACTTGCCAGCCTTAGAGTTGTCCGCCGGAATTCACCAGTGGTCGACTCAAAGCGGGTTGAGATAGAAATAGACAGGACCCCATTTGCAGATTCTATCATGGGAGGATCAGCCGCAGCTCTACCTTCCATCATTTCCACACCATTTTGAATGCCTTTGATCTCCAAGATTTCAATCTGTTGCTGGATAGATTTGATCCTTGCGCTCACATGGAATGGTAGGAGATATTTGTGCCACCAATTCCTCGGATGTTGACAATCTTGTATAATATCCTCTGCATCTTGAGCAATTTTATAAATGGCTTTTACCAATTTCTTATGCCGCGGATTTTGAGCATAAGGGCTGACTTCATATCGTTTATAGTCAGGCATTGAACTCTTCTGAATGACACGGAGCCTCTTCAGATGATCAGCCAGTTGTTCAATGTCTTGCTTGAAATGAAGCACTCTCTTTGTTTTGTCTCTGAGCTTAATCACCTGCTTAATTGCTTCATTCAACGCGATGGAGAACACCGCCTCCGCAACCACAGGTATCAACAGTTCTGCCATATTCACAGACCTGAACTAGCTTCCAACAACTACTGCTATAAACTAACTTCCAATAACTACTGCTATATTTCACAGACTTGAACTAGATTCCAATAACTACTCCTATATTCACAGACTTGAACTAGTTTCCAATAACTACTGCTCTATCATTCATAATTTCACTCTTCTTCTCCTCGTTCTGTAGAGGTATTTAAACTTTGATCTCTTCTCCTGCTCTATAGATATTGTACctcaacaatttcctattttttTCCTGAAGTGATTGACTGGAGCACCGGCTTTAATAGTTCAAACAAAGTTAATATTTGGCAAGGAAATGTTTAAACAAAGTTTTTCTGACGTGTGACTCACTCCAAATGCGGGACAAAGGAAACTTCCAGTATAAATCATTTATTATGCTGCTAGAGGCTGCTGCGTACCTTCGCACTGAATTTCCTCCACATTTATTCTATCTTAGCCCCGGTGCAATCAAAGTTTACTTCCAGATTTGAGCAAAAGCGCGAAATTGCACAACAAAATCTTGGAGACTTGAATGACGCCAAAGAGGGTTGAATTGTAGAGCTTCAGATTTGGTGAAGACGGCGAGTTCCACCCACTTTCGTTTCTCTTGCAAAGAAATCGATAGGGTTCGTGTTCAAAGCTCACCATAGGAAATACCTGCGAAAGTGGATCGCCGACCTCCCGTTTACTATCGGCTCGTATGTAAGTTGTGGGATAATTTCCAGATGTTATAACGTGCTTGTAAACAAATATTGTCGCCGCCAGGCGAAATGTCTTCGAGTCGTCGTGTGCATGGGGCACGTCATCTTATTTATAGTTTTATATTTGTTTGGAATTAGTCGCCCCTATAACTTGCTTCGTGTAGAGGAAAGATGGGAAAACATTATCATTGGCATACACATATAAGTAGTGAATAAAAAGATGACACATTTTAGTTATAAGTCAATatgatatgaattttttttatctgtAAAATGCGACCCAAGATTGTAAGGATTCAATATAATATAAAGTGAATTTATATTGTGGATCTTTCTTAGAAGATCTTGGTTGCTTCTCTCAACATAGAATAAAGATCTATTCCTATTGTTGTTGAGAACTATACAAAATTTGTACAAAATGGGGCTTTATATATATGTTTGCCTGTCGCTAATCTGGTAACAAAGCTTACAAACATAATCAAGCATCTTTAGTCGTCTTTGTATTTAGTTGCTTCTAACCCTTGTCATAGCTTGGTAGTCATTAGTAATCCATAGCAGCCAAAACGGAGAGAAACCATACCCTTACTCCTCATTATAAAAGGCCTCAGAGAATACAATATCGAAGAAAGAATTCAACCATTGTAAGTTGTCAAAGTCATCCATACCTACCCTTTTTCTTGGGAAGTCTCTTCCCATCTTTGCCCACTGTTGATGTTGAGCAAGTGTGACCACATCCAAATTGAGAATGAAGGGTTGTCGTGCTACTACTGCTCCAAGTTCCAACAACTTAGGCAGGTTGTCCAACCATGTGATTCCTGCCCCCATTTCTACATATACCACTATGTCGACATCGTCCCAAAGGAAGTCCTCCTTGAAAATTTCCCATAGCAATAACAAGATTTCCACTTTTGTGCCAACCAAATCCAGAAGGGAGGCCAAGAATCTTGATGTGACATCCGTGTTAACATGATATCAATTCGCCAAAATAAGAAATTCCCTTCCAAGGACCATTCTTATGGCCTTCATTATCATCAATCCCAGCTTCTTACATATAGATTGTAGTCTCTGATCCAAGATGAAACCTAGAAAAGTTATTTTCCTCTTATCACATTGGGGCCTAATGGGAGAATACATTGCTTCAATTTCTCAGTAAGATAATATGAGTGATATTTCTCTATTTTGGTCCTATATAAACAACTCCTCAACTAGCCACTCATGCAAATTGAATGCCTCGACTTGGCTTTCTCTTGCTTGTAGTCGTTCATGGCTATTGATAAGACTTTATTCTTGTGTGATTGTACCCACCCACTTGTATGTTTTAATATTTTCTTGCTTCGATCAATACGATGACTTGAATCAAACCATGAACATTCCATATTCTCGATGATCTACTACCACCTATTACTTTTTGTATCTTTGCCAAAGATAGAGGTGTTTATGCCAAGATAACTTAATTAAAAGGCCCTTTCACTTCCTTAAGTTTCCACCAGTGCTTTGTTATTGGTAATCGAGTCTACTCCATCAACACCATCATTTGCCAACTTGTTGGCCAATATGTTTCCTTCTTTGAAAATATGATTGAATATTATGTCATCAAAGCTAGTTGTCAATTCATTTGCTTTTTCGAGTAAAGCCCATAGCTTCTAGTTGGTTGTTGTACTTGTGCGCATAACATTGATCACCAATGTTGaatctattggaatcaaggaacattgagggggggtgaatcagtgttttgcaatctttaacattattaatccgattcttcaaccatctaatgcaaatcaacaaaagaaagatgaaaacacataaagcaaatattcacaacaccataacaccaaattcatacgtggaaaaccctgttaagggaaaaaccatggtaggattgagacccacaatgtTAATATACTATgtcagaagtatagaaatattacataaggagaatgcacatgcattcaggcacactacctagagcttactgctcaaattacaataagggctacaaccccagaaggctcactaccttacaaagatgattacaaaagataattggaatgtctgaactaatAAACAACATCTGCAAATACCAGGGTATAGTTTCAGTTAGGCACAAAATACATAATCTTACACTACTCTATTCTATTGTTCTGTTACATTTCAGAGCAGGATCCTTTACTAGCacacgtgaaactacacacaattgCTCACAAATACTTTCCATACAACCAATGATATTAAAAATGACAATATCAATCACTCTCATATAtccgcaacatcaaattagatcttttACACTTCAACCCAAAACACATAAGACACAAATGAAACATGTTCTCCAAGTCAGCTGAGTCCAAACCAAAACAATCAtgcagaccaaaaataattgtccacgtGCTACCAAAATGTCGGCTTACCTTCCTTGAACACAAAAACAACCACaaaaatcaatccacataatccgcaCAATGATTATTCACACGAGATTGCTAATGAAAACTGTTCTAACCAAAAACCTGTATACCGAATCTTCTAACTCACTTTAGAATCAACACCagaggccacaaacctagaatatgGTAGATAATATATCCATAATGCTTCCCtgagatccacaacacaaaatattcactAGAAATAAAATCCCAACCAAAATACTGCATTTTGTTGAATGTCTTGTTTCATCTCACTGGACCTAACCAAAACTCAATCACTCTTCTGATATGAACAAATCATGAAATGTGGATGGGTGCATtagcattagtttccatcaatgacaacatctaactacctgtgcaatgtctcttgccaacaatctccccctttggtattggtgGCAACAGTTAGTAAAAAATGACTAATTGTCAGACCGAAACCAAAACATTATACATTGCAACCAAAAATCCAAAATTGAAAACTCCAAAAGACTTCCCCTAAGATTTTTACAACATTTTTCACTcttctatactccccctttgacatcaatggaaaagatgGGGTTTTGGATGACAAAATTCAACCCAAAactctatatacatatatacacatagtcCTTACTTACAAAAACTTAAAAATATATGCAAAAGAGTTCTTCAATGAATTCAAGTGGTTATCCCAGCCCTTATTGAGACTCTCCAGGATAGATATGAGCCCACTGAATAGGTATGCCTAATTTAAGATATGTTGATTCATTGGCAGCCTAAGCATTTTGAGCATCTGTCAAGGCACTAAGCATAGTGTCCAACTTAGGAGTAATATGACTCCAAAGATCACTAAATCTGCCAATTATTCTTTCCCTGTCATGGCTCAAACTCTTGATCTTCATGACTACTCACAGAAACTGAGAATGGATCAATTGAGTGAGATATATGGGCTAATAGGGTCTCAAGTTCCTTGACCTTCTTCTCAATATCCAAAGTAAATTTGGATAGTGATAGACATGATTTATAAATATTGCCACCTTTGGATAATGCATCCTGCATACTCTTGACACAAGCATCTAATGTGGCTCTATCATCAGTGATCATTCTTTTCAGTGACCTAAGCCTCTTAGCATTCAATTCACTCCAAACCTTCACCTCACTTGACTTTTCCAAGGACTCAAAATGAGTATCCACTGAATTTATCAACCTCTTCAGCTGTTCAGATGGAGTATCTGATGTGTTCTTCCAAAATGTGGGCATTATCTTTTCAAGAACATCAGATGCAAGGGTAAGCAACTCACTGTCTTTTATGTGATATTTTAGCAAGTCCTCACTTGCCTTGGCCTAAGCAAACGAATCTAGTTGAAGCTTTTGAATAGGGGACAAAGAGGCAAGGTTAACGAGGCCTTGAACAAATTATGGATCATCAATAATCTATTTGCCCTTCATTGCCCCTGCAATGTCTCTTGCTTAAGTATTAACTTCAACCTTCTCTATTACCTTCCCTGCATTAGCCTTACCTGGGATTGCATCCTTCTCAATTGTCTCAATAGGATCAACAGTGTCAACCGAAGGATTCTAAGCATCCTCAACCTCATTATCATTACCTGCTTCTCCTTCACCCTCATCTGCCGCATCCTCATTTATGGCATCTTTCAGAACATTTACTTCTACCTGATCATCTGTTTgcatttttggaatagaaagagTATCATCCTTTGTCTGCTCAGTTTCTAGATCATTATAAGTTTTCTTAGGGATACCTTCATATTGATTCTAAAGTAATACCTTCCTCAAATTTGCCTCAGTGTCTTTTATAACTTCATCAATTTTTCCAATCATTATCTTATTCACTCTAGTCTTGCTCCAGAACTTGTTCTTTTCTAACTTAAGAATTCTTGCAATTTcttccttagatatcacaaagcaTAAATTGACTAGCACATATTCTCTTAATCTCTCTTTGTCCTTATTAGCCCTTTTTCTTCTCATCTCTAAAATATCATACAAACTTTTGGGTGTTTCTGACATTATTTCAATTAAAGATCTAATGTGATCATGCAAATACTTAATAGTAGCTTCCGCTAGTGTCCTTTTGTAATtctcatcaaaattgtcataccattcAAAGATTGGTCTTAGATTAACATTCTTAACAATCTCATCTATAATTTTATCTAAGAACATAGGAGGTTTAACTTTGAATCTTACTTGCTTAATCACATTGTCAATTCCAGAGGATTTTGGTTTCTTGCTTCCATTGGATGGCTTCTCCTTGGTGACTTTGGAGGCCTTAGTTGTTTTGGCCTTAACCTCCTTGACTTCTTCATCAGATTATGTTTCCTCATCATCCAAAGTCACAAATCTTACTGTCTTCCTCTTCTCTCCTTTGTCGAATGACTTGACTCATGATTTTGCAAGACCGGAGGAAGGAGCTGTTCTTTTGGTTTGCTTAGGCTTAGAAGAAGACACTTTCAGTTTGGCTTTCTTCACTTTAACATTCTATTCTTCAGATAAGATATTCCTTTTCCTCACCTCTCGGACTGCCTCCTTTGAAATTCCTATACTCTCCTCATAAGCTTCTACTTCCTTCCTGACTTTCTTTTGAATTTCCAACTTGTTGAACTGCTTGTGCATCTTCAAGCTCTTCTTTGCATAGGTTATGAACCTCTCTTCAGCAATGTCCACTGGTTTTCTAAATAATTACCGAGCATAAAGTTCCAAAATTTtctcatcaacttcataccccatgggcatgatccatacagtTTGGGGTTCAACAGCTTCCATCAAGCATTGGTCAGTGTCCACCATAAAGAAAATTGTGTCTTGATACTTCTCCATTATTgtcttagggatcctttccctcatgcatttccttctaaaattttttttattatccAAAAAGATTAGCATTTTGAACCTTGGAATGACTACTCTTATATAGATACTCTCTAATTTTCACTCCCACAAGTCTATCAAAACCCCATTGTACCTATCCAACTCCTGGaacttcattcatgaagtataaaaATAAGCACATGATCAAGGTTCtgtatttgaatggatgtttcttgttTTCCTTGATCTTCTACAAATTCTTTATCAACTCACTCCAAAGCAATTCACACAGGTCATACTTCTTATTTTCCCTAACCATTTCATATGCAACATAAATTGTTGTTTTGGATACAAAGTTTTCTCTACTAGAGTAGTATACCTTATACCCAATCACCATTGAAGCAAACTTAACATCATATTCCaaaatgtcattgattgtcatcaCTCTTCGGTCAAATTTAGATTCGGTTGCATCTGTGAGAATTTGATTCTTCATAGCCTTCAATGATGGTAGCTCACCGGATGAACACAATCATGTTACAACCCTAATGGCATTCTTCATGATCTTGAAAGGCTTTCTtagccacatgaactcatcatgcatTATTCTCAGCATGTACTGGACCCATTCGGGTTCATAAAACACGGGAAATATGACAAACTGTGCAAAACCCTTATCCTCCACAGCTTTGAATTCAATTTTTAAGTTACCAATCTTATTTTCCATCTTCTTGGTGTATAAATTTAGCATCTGCGCGCTTCCAAGCTCTTTAATATTGCAATGTGTGAAAgccctaacatcctcaatatgcaAAACGTCGTGAGGTACGGATGAGAATGTGCTTTTCGGATTGTCCTCCATGGAAATGAATGCATGCTTCTTGAAGTCTGGTTGAGCCCTTTCAATGATGCCAACGACTAGTGGAGTTGCAATTCTAGAGGCAACCATTTTCAGAAATTCAAACTTCAAACCTAAAAGGTCTCACCGGTAAATACCTTGACAACCGGATTAGGGTTCCCTGCCGAATTGCCTTATCACTTTGAAATCATTGAAATCTTCTCTCAAAGATTGCTCAAAGACTATCACTtcaaatgcaaagtgagaaatgaagtaaGTCACCTTTTATCTTCTACAaacctaacttttaggtataataaatgcacttTGCCCTAATACTTCCAGATACTCTGTATAGCACAAAAATCATCTACAGACCCTCAAATCTTCTCATACTCTTCTGGAAATCCTTCCAATAGATTAGAAATCATTAAATGCAACTTCTACAACCTATTGGAATCAGGCACAAATCTCAAACAAGGGGTTTATAAGATTTTCATTAAAACTCCCCCAAGCTTAGATACTGGATGTAGTTCCAGCACCGGAATCGGGTGCGGACCCACTTCCTTCTTctgaatcactcttcttaacccatgtatTCCTCATTTGATCTCTAATCTCTTCAACTTTCACTTTTCCCTTATCATCTGCCTTGACATTCCTGTTCTTGAATTTCGAACCATTcctattcacatttttgcttctgcagtattttgcaatgtgactggatttgttgcaagcatagcaaacaacatttccttgtctaCGCCTAAATTTCATCTGATTTTCTCtcgatctgcattgattagaaacATGTCTAAACCTACCatatgcataacatctgacatttcatctattttaaaaattattcatcACACTTCTGTAATCAtgtgacttatgaccatacttattgcatttgaaacattttcTGAAGAAAGAtgaccattattattcatcctaattGTGCATTGACTAGcgatatgaccaaatttattgcaaacaaaatatttaccattgaacttatgagaattaggttgccttaccaaagGCCTTCTAGAATTGTTCTTCTAATGTGTTGATTTGGTATTGCCTTGACCAgatccagagctttcacctttctcaaatctaagACCTATGGTGTCATTAGAATTCTTCTAGatttcaagcatctcatcaagtaTGGCTGAGCTAATCCTAAACttctctttgtactcatttgtagcttcaagatcatatttaagaagaaggatttatctttcaaGATCTTCCCCATGTTGTCTGGAGTCTTGTAGATCAAGCTTCAATTGGccattctcacaatcaagtctgcaacattcttcagatttatCTTCCAAGGACTGGacaagattctcctcattcttcttcctttcctcaatctcctttgtcaatttcatcacaatagattccatctcattcttttgtACTTAATTATCTctggcaagcttctcacattcttctatcttctcaTTCAGTCCTTGGTCATCaattctttggctttctttctcctttagcttatcaacaaattcctttctcttctctcttgacttgttcaactgatatTTCAATGACTAGATGAATTTTTCAGAATCTCTAAGATTTTCTTTTGAAAGGATTCCCCAGTTCCTCAAAGTCCAAAGTTCCAAAGTTCCAGGGTGGGATCTAGCTTTCGAAAGGATGACTCTGGAGTTTGGGGTCTGGGGTAATTGACTCTAAAGGGCAAATCTAGTAAAGGTTGTCCCAAGACTCTAGAGTCTGAGATTATCAAATTCAAAAATTCCAAAGTTAGTCTTTAAAGTTTTGAAACAAAGCAAACTCTAGAGTCTGAGGTTCCAAATGATGAGAAACAACCATGTCTTAAGGAAAAGGAAAACTCCAGAGTGAAGGATTTTCACACACAACCAAAATTTCAAAGAGGATGAGGAGGACAAGGTTCTCGCACCTATGCATTATTAATGCTTCTTCCATACAAAACTTGGGCAAGAGGGTggtgatcatgggaaatgtgattctTCCAAAACTTGCAAGCAAATCATCAGAGGGCTGAGGGAAAATCTAAGCACCTATGAAACCTCTACCAGATTCCTTAAGGGAATCGCCTTATTACCTAAGACTAACCTATGAAAGTAGGGaaaaatgaaaagagaaaagaaaagaaaatcaaaaaaacaaacaagaaccaaaagaaacaaggaaagaaaagaaaaccagAAAAATAAACATTGAAAGTGGCTAGAGAGAATATTTCTTGGTCTTGCTCAAAGAATGGATGGACAAAGCTTAATTTTGATGGGTTGTCAAGAGGCAGTCCTTAAAATTTTGGGGCTAACATTGTCGTACATAATTGGGAAGGGAAAATTATTCTTAGTATATCAATGTCTCTTCCTTGGGGTGCCAATTATGAAGCAAAGTTCTTAACAGTTATTCATGGTCTACAACATAGCAAGCATTTCAGGATTAAAGCATTAGAGGTAGAAGGAGattatgttggcaagagacactgcataggtAGTTAgattttatcattgatggaaactaatacTAATGCACCCATCTGCAGGTCATGATTTGTTCATACCAGAAGAGTGATTGATTTTTGGTTAGGTTCGGTGAGATAGAACAGGGCATCCGACAGAATACAGTATTTTGATTGGCATTTCATTTCTggtgaatattttgtgttgtggatctcaGGGAAACATTATGGATATGTTATCTACcatattccaggtttgtggcctctTGTGTTGATTCTAGAGTGAGTTAGAAAATCCGATATACAGGTTTTTGGTTAGAACAGTGTTCATTAGCAGTCTCGTGTGAATAATCATTGTGCGGATTATGTGGATCAATTTTTGTGGTTTTTTTTTGTGTTGGAGGAAGGTAAGCCGATATTTTGGTagtgtgtggacaattatttttggtccgcaTGATTGTTTTGGTTCATATTCAGCCAACTTGGAgaacatgtttcatttgtgtgttatgtattTTTGGGCTGACATGTAAAAGATCTAATTTGATGTGATGTCCTcgatgtaattaaataataaatttaattactttattgtaaggccccaaatttaataacaatcttttgggcccttttatttaattagattagacaaGTCTTGGTTGGTCATGTCGGCCCGTTTATAACCCTTCAAGAAGTTCccagagcccata is a genomic window of Cryptomeria japonica chromosome 7, Sugi_1.0, whole genome shotgun sequence containing:
- the LOC131065533 gene encoding disease resistance protein RPS2-like, with product MAELLIPVVAEAVFSIALNEAIKQVIKLRDKTKRVLHFKQDIEQLADHLKRLRVIQKSSMPDYKRYEVSPYAQNPRHKKLVKAIYKIAQDAEDIIQDCQHPRNWWHKYLLPFHVSARIKSIQQQIEILEIKGIQNGVEMMEGRAAADPPMIESANGVLSISISTRFESTTGEFRRTTLRLASMRRNSIKRRSQPIDVDPIGLHDQISEIQSLLLEDEEHNMLGIHGMGGAGKSLLMKCVWSSEDVQNSFENDALIWVTVSTGQISWLQRTIAEQIHMTFDQTWTEEKGKTEIFRHLETKRFFLVLDGVLPNESDRFLSHLGVPPNNSNGSKIVVISRHKSDLKKISPDMPLISVELLSEKDSWKLFKRYAFGSSTIESTLLPEVLDTAKKIASKCHGHPLALKAFAAAMAGQTDPRQWRLALGQTEADYSFFVNHTDAERRIFECLRSSYESLSPILRIAFLYFAAFPENHKVRTADLIDLWTAERLITAKSPSKLDAQGRWLLNIMIDRCVVEGVEAGSLDRVRKCKMHPMFRHLATHILEKEDEDDERCLFRAGDNLAEFPSKEISQHKHQRISLMYNRITCLPEEFKCRGLRSLILRHSERLSVIPPGFLKGLTWLRTLDLSMTGIESLPITLGRLKRLEYLNLSRTKLKCLPVAVTRLQRLLSLNLFECKELVSLPLEMNKLEDLRYLNLRRCAKLRLLPFEITQITSLQCLIMDGCDNLQWRLQSSPPENTSQYSQLEDLQSLKHLRYLSFVYATAEIPHDLLGKFQSLERLELCRGQSESLPEDIKEIKTLEDLRLSRLPRLVQLPRWLSNLAALRRITLEYLNVKVLPPAIFETLPLLRLLEIENCNELTKLPDEFGKEEAFPALEELRLQNLKALKELPALEDRSMNMLKEFRVRFCQEIKKFPKGVENLKKSTRIDIVGSFGLIRSVEDGGADRERLRDFLDSLNC